The sequence ACGCGCGCGGGCAGGGCGTGCCGTTCGCGATCCTCGACGACGACGGATCCGTGGCCGGCCGCGTCAACCTGAACGGCATCGTCCGCGGCGCGTTCGAGTCGTGCGCGATGGGGTACTGGCTCGCGGCGGATCGCACCGGCCGCGGCCTCGCGACCGAGGCTGCGCGCGCCGCCGTCGCCCACGCGTTCGACGACCTGGGGCTGCATCGGGTCGAGGCCGGGACGCTCCTGCACAACGACGCGTCGCAGCGCGTGCTCGCCCGATGCGGCTTCACGCGCTACGGCCTCGCGCCGCGCTACCTGCGCATCGCGGGGGAGTGGCAGGACCACGTGCTGTTCCAGCGGCTGGCGGACGAGCCGCGCGTCTGAGCTCGCGGTGCAGCCGGATACCCTCGACCGCATGCAGATCCGCCCCGCCACGGACGCCGACTGGCCCCGCATCTTCCCCTTCTATCGCGCGATCGTCGACGCCGGCCGCACCTACGCGCTCCCGGCCGGGCAGTCGCTCGAGGAGGCGCGGCCGAACTGGATGGCGGAGGCGCCCGCCCGCACCTTCGTGGCGGTCGACGACGACGGCACGGTGCTCGGATCCGCCAAGGCCGGCCCGAACCGGCCGGGCCGCGGGGCGCACGTCGCCACCGGGTCCTTCCTCGTGGATCCCGGCCACGGCGGCCGCGGCGTCGGCCGCGCGCTCGGCGAGTTCGTGTTGGCGTGGGCGCGCGCGGAGGGGTACCGGGCGATCCAGTTCAACGCCGTCGTGGAGACGAACCGCGCGGCCGTGCACCTGTGGGAGTCGCTCGGCTTCCGGATCATCGGCACCGTCCCCGAGGCCTTCGACCACGCCGAGGACGGGCTCGTCGGCCTGCACGTCATGCACCTGCCGCTCCGCTGACCCGCGGTCGGCGACGGGCGGACCCATGTGCACATGTCAGAACATGCGCTACGTTGGACGGGCATCAGCACCCGCCACCGCACTCCGACCCGGAGAGGACGCAGCGCTCCCATGAGTCCCGCCCCGACCCCGATCCACGACGTGATCACCATCGGCCGCGTCGGCGTCGACCTCTACCCCCTCCAGGACGGCGTGGGCCTCGAGGACGTCGCGACGTTCGGCAAGTACCTCGGCGGGAGCGCGGCCAACGTGGCGGTCGCGGCCGCCCGGCACGGCAGGTCCGCCGCCCTCGTCTCGCGCGTGGGGGACGACCCCTTCGGCCGCTACGTCACGCGCGAGCTCGAGCGGCTCGGGGTCTCCGCCGAGTTCGTGACGCCGATCGACGACCTGCCGACGCCCGTCACCTTCTGCGAGATCTTCCCGCCCGACGACTTCCCCCTCTACTTCTACCGCCGGCCGAAGGCGCCCGACCTCTGCATCGAGGCGGACGCGCTCGACACGACGGCGATCCAGGACGCGCGCGTGCACTGGTCCACGGTCACGGGCCTCAGCGAGGAGCCGAGCCGGTCCGCGCACCACGCCGCGTGGGTCGCCCGCGCGCGCCGCCCGCTCACGGTGCTCGACCTCGACTACCGGCCCATGTTCTGGTCGTCGCCCGCGGACGCGACCCGCGAGGTCGGCCGGGCGCTCGAGCACGTGACGGTCGCCGTGGGCAACCGCGAGGAGTGCGAGATCGCGGTGGGGGAGACGGATCCGCTGCGGGCCGCCGACGCGCTGCTCGACCGCGGCGTCGAGCTCGCCATCGTGAAGCAGGGCCCGAAGGGCGTGCTCGCGAAGACGCGCGACGAGACCGTGGAGGTGCCGCCGTACCCGGTCGAGGTCGTCAACGGGCTCGGCGCGGGCGACGGGTTCGGCGGCGCGCTCGTGCACGGCCTGCTCGCCGGATGGGAGCTGGAGCGGATCCTGCGCTTCGCGAACGTCGCGGGCGCCATCGTCGCGTCCCGCCGCGAGTGCTCGACCGCCATGCCGACCACGGCCGAGGTCGAGGCCGTGCTCGAGGGGATCCGATGACCGCGGTCGA is a genomic window of Clavibacter capsici containing:
- the iolC gene encoding 5-dehydro-2-deoxygluconokinase: MSPAPTPIHDVITIGRVGVDLYPLQDGVGLEDVATFGKYLGGSAANVAVAAARHGRSAALVSRVGDDPFGRYVTRELERLGVSAEFVTPIDDLPTPVTFCEIFPPDDFPLYFYRRPKAPDLCIEADALDTTAIQDARVHWSTVTGLSEEPSRSAHHAAWVARARRPLTVLDLDYRPMFWSSPADATREVGRALEHVTVAVGNREECEIAVGETDPLRAADALLDRGVELAIVKQGPKGVLAKTRDETVEVPPYPVEVVNGLGAGDGFGGALVHGLLAGWELERILRFANVAGAIVASRRECSTAMPTTAEVEAVLEGIR
- a CDS encoding GNAT family N-acetyltransferase codes for the protein MQIRPATDADWPRIFPFYRAIVDAGRTYALPAGQSLEEARPNWMAEAPARTFVAVDDDGTVLGSAKAGPNRPGRGAHVATGSFLVDPGHGGRGVGRALGEFVLAWARAEGYRAIQFNAVVETNRAAVHLWESLGFRIIGTVPEAFDHAEDGLVGLHVMHLPLR
- a CDS encoding GNAT family N-acetyltransferase, with the protein product MPDRIRLLTPDDAPALSALRLRSRAFLAPWEPIRQPDHDTPAGQRADVEAALAQHARGQGVPFAILDDDGSVAGRVNLNGIVRGAFESCAMGYWLAADRTGRGLATEAARAAVAHAFDDLGLHRVEAGTLLHNDASQRVLARCGFTRYGLAPRYLRIAGEWQDHVLFQRLADEPRV